CGCGTCATCCAAGGAATGCATGACCCAAAATTAGTGGAGCAGTTCTGCCAAATGATCTTGGCTGATTCGCTGCCAGCAGCAGACACTCCGAATCGCGAAGCAAATTTGGAGACGTCTTTCGCTCCCATTGTTTCGTCGTCACTACAACATTCCACATGACATCCGAAAACAAGAATATCCTTCTCGCGGAAGACAATCCGGGATTGGCTCGCGTGTTGTCATTCAAGTTTCTGAGCTGTGGATTTGAGCCAATCACTTGCGCCGACGGTCATTCGGCGTGGTGCGCTTTCGAACAGCAGGAGATCGCTGCGGTAGTCACCGATCACGAGATGCCAGGGCTGTCGGGACTGGAGTTGATCGCCAGAGTGAAACAAGTTCGGCCGGACATGCCCTGCTTTTTAGTAAGCGGTAGAAAACTGGAACTGGTCCGTGACCGGCGAGTGAAAGAACTTGGCATTGTGGATGTTTTTGGGAAACCGTTTAGTCCTTCGTCCATCGTTAATTCGGTCGCCGATTCGCTGAAGATCGCGCTCGTCGGACCACCGATTGTGCTTCCCATTCGATTTCCTGCCACCGCCGGCGGTTCATTCATCCCAGGGCCCAGTCCATGAACTCGCATGACATTGATCCTTCGGAACACAGTCCGTCAATCCGAGCCACGGGCGGCCAGTTGCGTCAACTTGATCAATCGATGGCCGCTCGTTTGGCCGAGCAAATTGAACTGTCGATTCGCATCGCCGCAGACGATGACGACACAACGTTGATCGTTCAAGCGAAATCGCAGCCGGGAAAGGTTCAATTAGAAACACGTGGTGAACAGGTTCGGTCGGCACTCGCGCTCCCTCAAGGCTCCGTCGCCGTTTGGGAATGTGAATCCGGTCACGCCAAGCGGATCGCCAACCACGCCGCCGCGGTGCTTCAATTGGCGATCACGAAACATGAAAATAATCAACTGCTTTCCGAGGTACAGTCACTGACCAACCAAGTGATGCAAGACTTCGAAGAGTTGTCACTGATTCGTACGCTCGCTTCGAGCTTGGAATTGCCACAATCGACAAACGACATCGATACGTTTGTCGTCTCTTCCTTGCTGCCGTTGGTAAGTGGCGTCGGGGCTGAATCAATCGCGGCTGTCTTGACAGACGACAATCAGATGCGGGCACCGCTCTGGACGGGAAAGAAACTTCTGTCCAACGAAGCGACTTGGAATCTGATCGAACGGCTGCGTGACGAAGCCGCCTCGCGGCCTGTCGTGCGGAATCATGATATCGGCTGTGATCCCGATTGCGATGATTTGGTGCACGAGATCATGTTGGTCGAATGCGCCAGCGAAGCAAGAAAGCACGGTTGGATTTTGTCCTGCAATCGCATGCGTGACGAAAAAGATGATTTACCGTGGGCCCAGTTGGGATTCACGACCGTGCAGGCTTCTCTGATGGAAACGGTGACTAACCAATTGGCGTCGCAGCTCAAT
The sequence above is a segment of the Roseiconus lacunae genome. Coding sequences within it:
- a CDS encoding response regulator; this translates as MTSENKNILLAEDNPGLARVLSFKFLSCGFEPITCADGHSAWCAFEQQEIAAVVTDHEMPGLSGLELIARVKQVRPDMPCFLVSGRKLELVRDRRVKELGIVDVFGKPFSPSSIVNSVADSLKIALVGPPIVLPIRFPATAGGSFIPGPSP
- a CDS encoding HD-GYP domain-containing protein, with amino-acid sequence MNSHDIDPSEHSPSIRATGGQLRQLDQSMAARLAEQIELSIRIAADDDDTTLIVQAKSQPGKVQLETRGEQVRSALALPQGSVAVWECESGHAKRIANHAAAVLQLAITKHENNQLLSEVQSLTNQVMQDFEELSLIRTLASSLELPQSTNDIDTFVVSSLLPLVSGVGAESIAAVLTDDNQMRAPLWTGKKLLSNEATWNLIERLRDEAASRPVVRNHDIGCDPDCDDLVHEIMLVECASEARKHGWILSCNRMRDEKDDLPWAQLGFTTVQASLMETVTNQLASQLNNIRLLRQKEELFTDVIRALVNAVEARDPYTCGHSERVASFARLIAAKIGFSPSECERIYLTGLLHDVGKIAIPDGVLQKPNSLNPEEREIIETHTDFGWRILHELEALQDILPGVLYHHEHWDGGGYPDRLVGENIPIDGRVLAVCDAFDAMTSDRPYRRGMSVEKAIGILQGGAGQFWDPNLVNVFAQHLDEIDHVRRSHRPRVPITRPAPIDGQPVIGIAGVSVSSIANLSE